The genomic segment AATTGTTGGGGTGAGTTTTACATTGCCGGGTTTATAGACTCCGTGGACATTTCCAAATGAGGCGGCAATTGTAAAACGATCGCTAATTTTACTCAGGTTTTCGTAAGCGTATGCGACTTCTTCTGGCTGAGTATATAATAGTGACTGATCCATGTCAGTGTTATCGACACCATCTTCTTCGCCACCTGTCACACCTAATTCAATCTCCAGGGTCATATCCATCTTGTTCATACGCTGCAGATATTGACCGCATATCTCAATGTTTTCTTCCAGGCTTTCTTCTGATAGGTCGAGCATATGTGAGCTAAACAGGGGTTTTCCGGTTTTCGCAAAATGTTCTTCACCAGCATCGAGTAAGCCATCAATCCAGGGAAGCAGTTTCTTTGCCGCATGGTCAGTATGCACAATCACTGGGACACCATATTTCTCTGCCATTAGATGGATGTGTTGGGCGCCTGAGATAGCCCCATAAATCGAGTTCTGCTGACCGTCAAGTTTGAGTCCCTTGCCTGTAAAAAAAGCGGCTCCACCATTGGAGAACTGAATAATAATAGCAGAATTCGCCTTTGCAGCAGCTTCCAAAGCAGCATTAATGGAATCAGTATTGATGACATTGACTGCTGGTAGTGCAAAGTTATTTTGTTTGCAAATTGAAAATACTTTTTGTACATCATCGCCGGTGACAACGCCTGGTTTCACGACGTCTAATATTTTTTGTGTCATATGGGGTATCCTTTTATAAGCTTAAACTGTTGCCTTGTTTTCATGGTTCAGGAGGCAAGGTCAATTGAGTGACTCGGTTGTTTCCTCTGGTGTTAATACAGGGTAATGGATACTGTGGAAACGTTAAAT from the Methylothermaceae bacteria B42 genome contains:
- a CDS encoding class II fructose-bisphosphate aldolase (catalyzes the formation of glycerone phosphate and glyceraldehyde 3-phosphate from fructose 1,6, bisphosphate), with product MTQKILDVVKPGVVTGDDVQKVFSICKQNNFALPAVNVINTDSINAALEAAAKANSAIIIQFSNGGAAFFTGKGLKLDGQQNSIYGAISGAQHIHLMAEKYGVPVIVHTDHAAKKLLPWIDGLLDAGEEHFAKTGKPLFSSHMLDLSEESLEENIEICGQYLQRMNKMDMTLEIELGVTGGEEDGVDNTDMDQSLLYTQPEEVAYAYENLSKISDRFTIAASFGNVHGVYKPGNVKLTPTILRDSQKYVTEKYNVPENTLTFVFHGGSGSTPEEIKESISYGVVKMNIDTDTQWATWSGVMNYYKENEAYLQGQIGNPEGDDKPNKKYYDPRVWQRAGEVAMATRLEQALQDLNATNSL